The following proteins come from a genomic window of Acinetobacter sp. SAAs474:
- a CDS encoding ATP-binding protein produces MATLQLPDPIIDSLAAVLQQLQQSLPALKQNTDFSAIAYKWHNKQLIAIENPKKIYLDDLKGIERQKQKIIQNTEQFIHGFPANDVLLTGSRGTGKSSIVRALLTEYQSQNLRLIEIERDDLSDLPEIQKLIAMRPEKYIVYCDDLAFNAEDENYRSLKSVLDGSLQSGCNNFIIYATSNRRHLLPEFMHENTPTTKVDVPQYTELHPQEAIEEKISLSDRFGLWLSFYPMDQNLYLEIVQHYLNQQQVDYNAEVRAEALRWCQSRGQRSGRAAYQFSKHWVGSEKLKNIEIQD; encoded by the coding sequence ATGGCTACACTTCAACTACCCGATCCGATTATTGACTCACTTGCTGCTGTTTTACAGCAACTGCAACAAAGTTTACCCGCACTAAAACAAAACACAGACTTTTCTGCAATTGCTTATAAATGGCACAACAAACAATTGATTGCAATTGAAAACCCAAAAAAAATCTATTTAGATGATCTCAAAGGAATCGAACGACAAAAGCAAAAGATTATCCAAAATACAGAACAGTTCATTCATGGCTTTCCTGCCAATGATGTTTTACTAACAGGTTCCAGAGGTACTGGAAAATCCTCGATTGTTCGCGCTCTACTAACCGAATATCAATCACAAAATTTACGCCTGATTGAAATTGAGCGTGACGATTTATCTGACCTACCAGAAATCCAAAAATTGATTGCAATGCGGCCTGAAAAATATATTGTATATTGCGATGATCTTGCTTTTAATGCAGAAGATGAAAACTACAGAAGCTTAAAAAGTGTACTTGATGGGTCATTACAATCGGGATGTAACAACTTTATTATTTATGCAACCAGTAATCGACGTCATTTACTGCCTGAATTTATGCATGAAAACACTCCCACAACCAAAGTGGATGTGCCGCAATATACCGAGCTTCACCCACAAGAAGCCATTGAAGAAAAAATTTCTCTCTCTGATCGATTTGGATTATGGCTATCTTTTTATCCAATGGATCAAAATTTATATCTGGAAATTGTGCAACACTATCTGAATCAGCAGCAAGTAGATTATAACGCTGAAGTTCGTGCTGAAGCGTTAAGATGGTGCCAATCTCGTGGTCAACGTTCAGGGCGTGCAGCCTATCAGTTTTCCAAACACTGGGTCGGTAGCGAAAAATTAAAAAATATCGAGATCCAAGATTGA
- the fdxA gene encoding ferredoxin FdxA, translating into MTFVVTENCIKCKYQDCVEVCPVDCFYEGPNFLVINPDECIDCALCEPECPANAIFSEDELPEGQEVFIELNAELSQTWPNITQIGDQPADREEWNGKPDKLQYLEK; encoded by the coding sequence ATGACATTTGTTGTCACAGAAAACTGTATTAAATGTAAATATCAAGACTGTGTAGAAGTTTGCCCTGTGGATTGTTTTTATGAAGGGCCTAACTTTCTTGTCATCAATCCAGATGAATGTATTGACTGCGCACTTTGTGAGCCTGAGTGCCCAGCGAATGCTATTTTTTCAGAAGATGAACTTCCTGAAGGTCAAGAAGTGTTTATTGAACTTAATGCAGAGCTATCACAGACCTGGCCAAATATCACGCAAATTGGTGACCAACCAGCAGATCGTGAAGAATGGAATGGGAAACCCGATAAATTACAATATCTAGAAAAGTAA
- a CDS encoding D-Ala-D-Ala carboxypeptidase family metallohydrolase → MTHFLKVVLSFGVIPFTLMSCSTTPPKAPSKTKPQSQRIHISSQNQATFEQSATAKVIPYSYNAWMAVSNNLYQVREYEKFLDQNQVGNIVPSYELLRSARDWQKCGHAEYEVPPQELWANQIPTLKVFKYLIASRVLTDFTVTSVYRNLALNRCAGGAASSRHVMNSAIDFRIGPEYPQPADYMDIENTKFRLCRFWSQYGQALNMGLGLYASGQIHIDTQGYRTWGPDTSRQSSMCVYE, encoded by the coding sequence ATGACGCATTTTCTGAAAGTCGTGCTTTCGTTCGGTGTTATTCCTTTTACTTTGATGAGCTGCTCTACCACTCCTCCCAAAGCACCATCCAAGACAAAACCTCAAAGTCAACGCATACATATATCATCACAGAATCAAGCAACATTTGAGCAAAGTGCTACTGCCAAAGTTATTCCCTATAGCTATAATGCATGGATGGCTGTCAGCAATAACTTATATCAGGTTCGTGAATATGAAAAATTTCTCGACCAAAATCAAGTCGGGAATATTGTCCCCAGTTATGAACTACTACGTTCAGCACGTGATTGGCAAAAATGCGGCCATGCAGAATATGAAGTGCCGCCACAAGAGCTATGGGCAAATCAAATTCCAACTTTAAAAGTGTTTAAATATTTAATTGCCTCACGAGTTCTCACTGACTTTACCGTAACTTCAGTTTATCGTAATTTGGCATTAAATCGTTGTGCTGGTGGTGCAGCATCATCAAGGCATGTGATGAATTCTGCAATCGACTTTAGAATTGGCCCCGAATATCCACAACCTGCTGACTATATGGATATTGAAAATACTAAATTCAGGTTATGTCGTTTCTGGTCTCAATATGGCCAAGCCTTAAATATGGGACTCGGTTTATATGCATCGGGTCAAATTCATATTGATACTCAAGGTTATCGTACATGGGGGCCGGATACTTCTCGCCAATCATCCATGTGTGTGTATGAGTAA
- a CDS encoding O-methyltransferase, whose amino-acid sequence MQEMWTEIDQFIDSHLIPEDPILQQTLDYTAEQGFPDHLAVAANQGMLLQMLIQMNQSKRILELGTFAAYSTVWLARALAEDGYVLTIEGRDTHAALAQENIDRAQLSATIELKVGRAAEILRSLPVDTIPFDFIFIDADKQSYPEYLELSLKYARAGTVIVLDNVIRAGEILNPENKKPSIEGIRSLFQQMQNHPKILSCTALQTVGSKGHDGFAIAIVK is encoded by the coding sequence ATGCAAGAAATGTGGACGGAAATAGATCAGTTTATTGATTCACATTTAATTCCTGAAGATCCTATTTTACAACAAACCTTAGATTATACAGCTGAACAGGGCTTCCCTGACCATCTGGCTGTTGCCGCCAATCAAGGTATGTTGCTACAAATGTTAATTCAAATGAATCAGTCTAAACGTATTTTAGAACTTGGTACATTTGCAGCATACAGTACAGTCTGGCTAGCACGTGCGCTTGCTGAAGACGGCTATGTGTTAACGATCGAAGGGCGTGATACCCACGCAGCACTCGCTCAAGAAAATATTGATCGTGCACAATTATCAGCAACCATTGAATTAAAAGTTGGACGAGCTGCAGAAATACTACGCTCACTACCAGTAGATACCATACCTTTTGATTTTATTTTTATTGATGCAGACAAGCAAAGTTATCCTGAATATTTAGAACTCAGTTTAAAATATGCACGTGCTGGAACCGTAATTGTACTGGATAATGTGATTCGTGCAGGTGAAATTTTAAATCCTGAAAATAAAAAACCAAGTATTGAAGGTATTCGCAGTTTATTTCAGCAGATGCAAAATCATCCAAAAATTTTATCATGTACTGCATTACAGACCGTGGGTAGTAAAGGTCATGATGGTTTTGCGATCGCGATTGTGAAGTAA
- a CDS encoding universal stress protein: MKRVIACIDSSPCIYALADAAAWIAMKTHRELVLLQVLDYYPASYHLGEISGVIGFESNAMLLKELAELEQKQSELALDYSNNLLDYISKIIKDKHGIDAIHIQEKGDFLEESFAVFREDDIAVIGRLGERSAERNKTLGSNVENLIRGANCTVMTVSDTFKPPTRFIFAYEYSPTCVKMMKRIAQSDLLRLLQCHLLYVGDHPEILDEPAHYLAEAGLDVVTEYRYGDVAEHILSYQREHGIQLIVMGAFSHSKIHQFFLGSITTTIFRNVAVPLLVIK, from the coding sequence ATGAAACGTGTCATTGCCTGTATAGATTCATCACCATGTATTTATGCACTTGCTGATGCTGCGGCATGGATTGCAATGAAAACCCATCGAGAATTAGTATTGTTACAAGTTTTGGATTATTATCCAGCCAGTTATCATTTGGGGGAAATTAGTGGGGTCATTGGTTTTGAAAGTAATGCGATGCTACTCAAAGAGCTCGCAGAGCTTGAGCAAAAGCAAAGTGAGTTGGCTTTAGATTATAGTAATAACTTATTGGATTATATTTCAAAAATCATTAAAGACAAGCATGGTATAGATGCAATACATATTCAAGAAAAAGGTGATTTTCTAGAAGAAAGCTTTGCTGTTTTCCGCGAAGATGATATTGCCGTAATTGGACGACTGGGTGAGCGTTCTGCTGAGCGTAACAAAACCTTGGGGAGTAATGTTGAAAATCTGATACGAGGTGCAAACTGTACCGTCATGACGGTAAGTGATACCTTTAAACCACCAACACGATTCATTTTTGCATATGAGTATTCTCCGACCTGCGTTAAAATGATGAAGCGTATTGCACAATCAGACTTATTAAGATTATTACAATGTCATTTATTATATGTGGGTGATCATCCAGAAATTTTAGATGAACCCGCACATTATCTTGCTGAAGCGGGCTTGGATGTCGTGACTGAATATCGATATGGTGATGTGGCAGAGCATATTTTAAGTTATCAGCGCGAGCATGGTATTCAATTAATTGTGATGGGTGCATTCAGTCACAGTAAAATTCATCAGTTTTTCTTAGGTAGTATTACCACAACAATTTTTAGAAATGTTGCAGTACCTTTGTTGGTGATAAAATAG
- a CDS encoding acyltransferase, with product MNEDRLLKYREQHQHRLNYMPWLYWRLKPKHRIWAEAWQQEYQAYLMEMETIQIGKNCFISPLAHIFAEPGRNIVIGDDSFIAADSVLHGPLHIGHEVAINHHCILDGGRAGIRIANQVRIAAYCHLYAFDHGMDLKQPIYQQAVRSQGITIDQDVWLGAHVGVKDGIHIAKHAIVGMNSMVTKNVAEATVVAGNPAQFIRFRD from the coding sequence ATGAATGAAGATCGGTTATTAAAGTATCGCGAGCAACATCAACATCGTTTAAATTACATGCCTTGGTTATATTGGCGTTTAAAACCCAAACATCGGATTTGGGCTGAAGCATGGCAGCAAGAATATCAGGCTTATTTGATGGAAATGGAAACCATTCAGATTGGTAAAAATTGTTTTATTTCACCTTTGGCACATATTTTTGCTGAACCAGGACGAAATATTGTCATTGGTGATGATAGTTTTATTGCGGCAGACAGTGTGCTACATGGCCCATTACATATAGGTCATGAAGTTGCAATTAATCATCACTGTATTTTAGATGGTGGTCGGGCGGGTATTCGTATTGCCAATCAAGTTCGTATTGCGGCCTATTGCCATTTATATGCTTTTGATCATGGCATGGACTTAAAGCAGCCAATTTATCAACAGGCTGTTCGTTCACAGGGGATTACGATTGATCAAGATGTGTGGTTAGGTGCGCATGTTGGGGTGAAAGATGGTATACATATCGCAAAACATGCTATTGTGGGAATGAATAGTATGGTGACGAAAAATGTTGCTGAAGCGACCGTAGTCGCGGGAAATCCAGCCCAATTTATTCGTTTCAGGGATTAG